One region of Coraliomargarita parva genomic DNA includes:
- a CDS encoding alpha/beta hydrolase, which translates to MNSTPELLWPKQTPDANGTEPVRDIPLLTVYEPSNCFRKKAAVIVCPGGGYSGLASAHEGHDIAKWLNCMGVTAIILEYRVGANGYKHPIPLQDAQRAIRTVRSRSGELGIEPDRIGILGFSAGGHLASTAGTHFDAGNPDSEDPVERFSSRPDFMVLCYPVIAFAETYGHTGSRINLIGEDAPQELVEHLSNERQVTADTPPTFLFHTDEDPGVPAENSVAFYLALRKAGVPAEMHIYNKGPHGVGLAKNIPGTRGWSQACEHWMENMGFLA; encoded by the coding sequence ATGAATTCAACTCCAGAACTCCTTTGGCCCAAACAAACACCGGATGCAAACGGAACTGAACCGGTGCGCGACATCCCCCTCCTTACCGTTTACGAGCCTTCCAACTGCTTCCGTAAAAAGGCGGCCGTGATCGTCTGCCCCGGCGGCGGCTACTCCGGTCTGGCGTCTGCGCATGAAGGCCATGACATCGCGAAATGGCTGAATTGCATGGGAGTCACCGCGATCATTCTGGAATACCGGGTCGGCGCCAACGGGTACAAGCACCCGATTCCCCTCCAGGATGCACAACGCGCGATCCGGACGGTCCGCTCCCGCTCCGGCGAACTGGGAATCGAACCCGACCGGATCGGCATACTGGGCTTTTCCGCAGGGGGCCATCTCGCGTCCACCGCCGGCACCCATTTTGATGCGGGGAATCCCGACTCGGAAGACCCGGTGGAACGCTTCAGCTCACGCCCCGACTTTATGGTACTCTGCTATCCGGTAATCGCATTTGCCGAGACATACGGACATACGGGCTCCAGAATAAACCTGATCGGAGAAGACGCCCCACAGGAATTGGTGGAGCACCTTTCCAACGAACGACAGGTCACGGCGGACACTCCTCCAACCTTCCTCTTCCACACCGATGAAGATCCGGGTGTTCCCGCCGAAAACAGCGTCGCCTTCTACCTCGCCCTGAGGAAAGCCGGCGTTCCGGCCGAGATGCACATTTACAACAAGGGTCCGCACGGCGTCGGTCTGGCCAAGAATATTCCCGGCACCCGCGGGTGGTCGCAAGCCTGTGAGCACTGGATGGAGAATATGGGCTTCCTCGCTTAG
- a CDS encoding peptidase U32 family protein yields the protein MQSIRDSHIELLAPAGCYASLQAAIEAGADAVYFGLAQLNMRARARRSFHLDDLPEIMERCRQGGIRGYLTLNTLLYDHDLKLCYKLLEEAKAQGVDAVIAADMACILKARELGLEVHLSTQLSVSNFEAFQFYAQYCDRIVLARELNLSLIRKIRQQVVACNLRGPSGRVVEIEAFAHGALCIAVSGRCGMSLYTDNASANRGACIQNCRKEYIVKDKETGQELAVDNNFVMSPNDISTIGFLDQVLEAGVHTLKIEGRARSPEYVKRVIRAYRRAVDAVMDGSYDAAFVEELLEDLKKVYNRGHSSGYYLGREQGWSNAYGSKATHQKVMRGHVSHYYAKIGVAEVTAIGEVRVGDEFVIIGETSGVVEGKVEAMHLDEGSTEVVAAGTVFGLKVSARVRRNDKFFLMVPVATPASPQS from the coding sequence ATGCAGAGTATCAGGGACAGTCATATCGAACTTCTGGCACCGGCTGGGTGCTATGCTTCCTTGCAGGCCGCAATCGAGGCGGGGGCGGACGCGGTCTATTTCGGTCTGGCCCAGCTGAACATGCGTGCGCGGGCACGGCGATCTTTCCATTTGGACGACCTTCCCGAGATCATGGAACGCTGCCGTCAAGGGGGCATTCGTGGCTATTTGACCCTGAATACCTTGCTCTATGACCATGATCTGAAACTGTGCTACAAGCTATTGGAAGAAGCCAAGGCGCAGGGGGTGGACGCGGTTATTGCGGCCGACATGGCCTGTATCCTGAAAGCCCGCGAACTCGGACTCGAAGTGCACCTGTCGACTCAGTTATCGGTTTCCAACTTCGAAGCGTTTCAGTTCTATGCGCAGTATTGCGACCGTATCGTATTGGCCCGCGAACTGAACCTTTCCCTGATCCGCAAGATCCGCCAGCAGGTGGTGGCGTGCAATTTACGTGGCCCGAGCGGGCGTGTCGTGGAGATTGAAGCCTTTGCCCATGGTGCGCTTTGCATCGCGGTGTCCGGTCGTTGTGGCATGTCGTTGTATACCGACAATGCCTCCGCCAACCGTGGGGCCTGTATCCAGAACTGCCGTAAGGAGTACATCGTCAAGGACAAGGAGACCGGGCAGGAGCTGGCCGTCGACAACAACTTCGTGATGTCGCCCAATGACATTTCCACCATCGGGTTCCTTGACCAGGTGTTGGAGGCGGGGGTGCACACCTTGAAGATCGAAGGGCGGGCCCGTTCGCCGGAGTATGTCAAGCGGGTCATCCGTGCCTACCGCCGCGCGGTTGATGCGGTCATGGACGGAAGCTACGATGCGGCCTTTGTCGAAGAATTGCTGGAAGACCTGAAAAAGGTCTACAATCGTGGCCACTCCAGCGGCTACTATCTCGGGCGCGAGCAGGGCTGGTCGAATGCCTATGGTTCCAAGGCCACCCACCAGAAGGTCATGCGCGGGCATGTGAGCCACTACTACGCGAAGATCGGCGTGGCCGAGGTCACCGCCATCGGCGAGGTTCGTGTCGGGGATGAATTCGTCATCATCGGAGAGACCAGCGGGGTGGTGGAAGGCAAAGTCGAGGCCATGCATCTGGATGAAGGATCCACGGAGGTGGTGGCGGCCGGCACGGTCTTTGGCCTGAAGGTGTCGGCGCGTGTGCGTCGCAATGACAAGTTTTTCCTCATGGTTCCGGTGGCAACGCCGGCCTCGCCCCAGTCATGA
- a CDS encoding ferredoxin, with amino-acid sequence MKLIPIAHKKPECIGCMLCAEVAPNYFEMDADGEARLIRVIREDVSFQYSEGFAEDRPALEAAAEGCPVNIIRIG; translated from the coding sequence ATGAAACTGATCCCCATCGCCCACAAGAAGCCGGAGTGTATCGGCTGCATGCTTTGTGCGGAAGTGGCCCCGAATTATTTCGAGATGGACGCCGACGGCGAAGCCCGGTTGATCCGAGTCATTCGTGAGGATGTGAGTTTCCAGTACAGTGAAGGATTTGCGGAGGACCGCCCGGCCTTGGAGGCGGCGGCGGAAGGCTGTCCGGTCAATATCATCCGTATCGGCTGA
- a CDS encoding Gfo/Idh/MocA family protein, producing MVNLAIVGTGGMAGAHARAFKAIPNCSMLAACDIDAKRVADYAREHAIPDAYTELEKVLIRKDIDAVSLVVPDSLHHPLGLKVLAAGKHLLCEKPLALNHAQAVEMRDAAARAGVIHMVNFSYRNSSAIQRASELVEAGVLGTVRHVRAHYHQSWLVQDAWGDSRSKPGFLWRQSKSHGSTGVLGDVGVHLLDFASMPLGAYKSVYCRLKNFKKNPENAVGEYTLDANDTALITAEFSNGALGTLDLTRWAYPHINQVQLRLYGDQASIVIDLDSSYTCLKISRILGRQIMDWETLDCGETPTNYARFIRAIESGVADQPDFARAAEIQAVLDACFESDAKDRTIHL from the coding sequence ATGGTTAATTTGGCGATTGTGGGAACAGGAGGCATGGCCGGAGCCCATGCCCGTGCTTTCAAGGCGATACCGAATTGTTCCATGCTGGCGGCCTGCGATATCGATGCCAAACGTGTTGCGGACTATGCCAGGGAGCATGCGATTCCGGACGCCTACACTGAGCTCGAGAAAGTGCTGATCCGCAAGGATATCGATGCGGTTTCACTCGTGGTTCCGGATTCGCTGCACCATCCGCTGGGCTTGAAAGTCCTCGCTGCGGGGAAGCACCTGCTCTGCGAGAAGCCGCTGGCCCTGAACCATGCGCAAGCCGTGGAAATGCGGGATGCTGCGGCGAGGGCCGGTGTCATACACATGGTCAACTTTTCCTATCGCAACAGTTCCGCCATTCAACGCGCCAGCGAATTGGTCGAGGCCGGCGTTCTGGGAACGGTGCGACATGTCCGGGCGCATTACCACCAGAGCTGGCTCGTGCAGGACGCATGGGGCGACAGCCGGAGCAAGCCCGGCTTTCTCTGGCGGCAGTCCAAGTCGCATGGCAGCACCGGTGTGCTCGGTGATGTCGGGGTGCATCTACTGGATTTTGCGTCCATGCCGCTGGGGGCTTACAAATCGGTCTACTGCCGGCTGAAGAATTTCAAGAAGAACCCGGAAAACGCGGTCGGCGAGTACACCCTCGATGCCAACGATACCGCCTTGATCACGGCTGAGTTCAGCAACGGGGCCCTGGGGACCCTTGACCTGACGCGTTGGGCCTATCCGCATATCAATCAGGTGCAACTCAGGCTCTATGGCGACCAGGCTTCGATTGTCATCGATCTGGATAGTTCCTATACCTGCCTGAAAATCAGCCGCATCCTCGGGCGGCAGATCATGGACTGGGAAACGCTGGACTGCGGCGAGACGCCTACGAACTACGCACGTTTTATCCGGGCGATCGAGAGTGGCGTGGCGGACCAGCCCGACTTTGCTCGCGCTGCCGAGATCCAAGCCGTGCTCGACGCCTGCTTCGAGTCCGATGCCAAGGACCGTACCATTCACCTGTAA
- a CDS encoding sugar phosphate isomerase/epimerase family protein → MFSEHDIRIGTLAGKGAQTAGYIKQILPHGFESFQINFWQHLGEVDLVRLADEVREVLTGTGAIVSSLGIFGNPLEDGELDRATLKGWEVCIDHAHLFGTDLVCGFAGRIRNKPVPDSLPRYKEVFGKLAKRAAGKGVRIAFENCPMGGTWESGDYNIAFNPGAWERMFNAVDADNIGLEWEPCHQMCQLIEPLPQLKKYISRIFHVHGKDATIHHDVLREFGMHGPETVVEHRHPGFGDSNWTNIISELRRGDYRGTIDIEGWHDPVYKDVLEMTGQVHALHYLKGCRGNYVPNPEGY, encoded by the coding sequence ATGTTCAGTGAACACGACATCCGCATCGGCACGCTGGCCGGAAAGGGCGCGCAGACCGCAGGCTATATCAAGCAAATCCTGCCCCATGGCTTTGAGTCCTTTCAGATTAATTTCTGGCAGCATTTGGGGGAGGTCGACCTCGTGCGCCTGGCGGACGAAGTCAGGGAGGTGCTCACCGGCACCGGCGCTATCGTGTCCTCGTTGGGAATCTTCGGCAACCCACTCGAAGACGGCGAACTCGACCGCGCGACGCTCAAAGGCTGGGAGGTTTGTATCGACCATGCACATCTCTTCGGCACGGATCTGGTTTGCGGGTTCGCCGGACGTATTCGCAACAAGCCGGTGCCGGACTCACTGCCGCGATACAAGGAGGTTTTTGGCAAACTGGCCAAGCGCGCGGCCGGCAAGGGTGTACGGATTGCCTTTGAAAACTGTCCCATGGGCGGAACTTGGGAGAGCGGTGATTACAATATCGCCTTCAACCCAGGGGCGTGGGAGCGGATGTTCAATGCGGTCGATGCCGACAATATCGGCTTGGAGTGGGAGCCCTGTCACCAGATGTGCCAGTTGATCGAGCCATTGCCGCAGTTGAAGAAGTACATCAGCCGTATCTTCCACGTGCATGGAAAGGACGCGACGATCCACCACGATGTCCTGCGCGAATTCGGCATGCATGGTCCGGAGACCGTGGTCGAACACCGGCATCCCGGCTTCGGGGACAGCAATTGGACGAATATTATCAGCGAATTGAGACGCGGTGACTACCGCGGTACCATCGACATCGAGGGCTGGCACGATCCGGTCTACAAGGATGTCCTGGAGATGACCGGGCAGGTGCACGCGCTTCATTATCTGAAGGGCTGCCGGGGAAACTATGTTCCGAATCCGGAAGGCTATTGA
- a CDS encoding HAD hydrolase family protein yields MNVNRSMCLDEIQIIFQDVDGCLNPEDGEAFGATEDWTPSVSQIAMLERLNRAIESSPVSHFIINTGRFWPILSQVAEHLTTRKARYFLLEHACVIYDRERDGYLDLVAVARQCEMGTLVERFGNLRLMQRLLDWYDRVGQAGMEAVYGGLMPRLDKVGNLSYALPEAADPDEVLARIESMIRADFSAVECASLEFCRSDRFIDILPGIHKLDGIELMCAYLGVDPGHALAVGDYLNDLAVFEAFPRVMCPANAHPKIIDLTRSKGPSGIVSDKAYGAALLELLERMRA; encoded by the coding sequence ATGAATGTAAATAGGAGCATGTGCTTAGACGAGATACAGATCATCTTCCAGGATGTCGATGGATGCCTCAATCCCGAGGACGGCGAAGCCTTTGGTGCGACTGAGGATTGGACTCCATCCGTCTCTCAAATCGCCATGCTGGAACGCCTCAACCGGGCGATTGAAAGCTCTCCGGTCAGTCATTTCATTATCAACACCGGGCGTTTCTGGCCGATTCTGTCCCAGGTCGCCGAGCATTTGACCACGCGGAAGGCGCGCTATTTTCTGCTTGAGCATGCCTGTGTGATCTATGACCGGGAGCGTGACGGCTATCTGGACCTCGTTGCGGTCGCCCGTCAGTGTGAAATGGGTACACTGGTCGAGCGTTTCGGGAACCTCAGGCTAATGCAGCGCCTGCTGGATTGGTATGACCGTGTCGGGCAGGCTGGGATGGAGGCGGTGTACGGCGGCCTCATGCCACGCTTGGACAAGGTCGGCAACCTGTCCTATGCCTTGCCGGAAGCAGCCGATCCTGACGAGGTGCTTGCGCGAATTGAATCGATGATACGCGCGGACTTCAGTGCCGTCGAGTGTGCGAGCCTTGAATTCTGCCGCTCCGACCGCTTCATCGACATACTACCGGGTATCCACAAACTGGACGGGATTGAGCTGATGTGCGCCTACCTTGGCGTGGACCCGGGGCATGCGTTGGCGGTGGGGGACTACCTGAATGACCTGGCCGTGTTCGAAGCCTTTCCCCGGGTCATGTGTCCGGCCAACGCGCATCCGAAGATCATCGATCTGACCCGCAGCAAAGGCCCGTCCGGTATCGTGTCGGACAAGGCCTATGGTGCGGCCTTGCTGGAGCTGCTCGAGCGGATGCGGGCTTAG
- a CDS encoding ParB/RepB/Spo0J family partition protein, producing MEIKDLELDQIDIYGGTQARVATNDDAINSYADSMMEGAVFPPVVTYYDGTKYWLADGFHRYLAAQRNEFDSIASEVHPGSRTDALKHALGANATNGVYRSNEDKRNAVEIALEEWPNMSNAVIAEMCKVSNDLVRRCRNAMEKMNRIDAPRQVTGKDGKQYPAGIERQPRGESSTPKDDGSSNSGGVGGGFSGKAKGDARAPGGSNAEIEAEARKMIREGEIKHSELDKLGSATALDYAETALNVLNRMKTDDPRRAEAVNRIERWLEKEKAGTA from the coding sequence ATGGAAATCAAAGACCTCGAACTCGACCAAATCGATATTTACGGCGGCACCCAGGCACGTGTCGCGACCAATGACGACGCGATCAACAGCTACGCCGATTCCATGATGGAAGGCGCTGTCTTCCCGCCCGTTGTGACCTATTACGACGGCACGAAATACTGGCTGGCCGACGGCTTTCACCGCTACCTGGCCGCCCAACGCAACGAATTTGACAGCATCGCCTCGGAAGTGCATCCCGGCTCCCGCACGGATGCGCTGAAGCATGCGTTGGGTGCCAATGCAACCAACGGCGTGTATCGCTCCAACGAGGACAAGCGCAATGCCGTCGAAATCGCCCTTGAGGAATGGCCCAACATGTCCAACGCGGTCATCGCGGAAATGTGCAAAGTCTCGAACGATTTGGTACGCCGTTGCCGCAACGCGATGGAGAAGATGAACCGGATCGATGCCCCGCGCCAGGTCACGGGCAAGGACGGGAAGCAGTACCCTGCAGGCATCGAGCGCCAACCGCGCGGTGAAAGCAGCACACCGAAGGACGACGGCAGCAGCAACTCCGGCGGCGTAGGGGGCGGCTTCAGCGGCAAGGCCAAAGGCGATGCCAGAGCCCCCGGCGGCAGCAACGCCGAGATCGAAGCCGAGGCCCGTAAGATGATCCGCGAAGGCGAAATCAAGCACTCCGAACTCGACAAGCTCGGCAGCGCCACCGCCCTGGACTACGCGGAAACCGCCTTGAATGTACTCAACCGCATGAAGACCGACGATCCTCGGCGGGCCGAAGCGGTCAACCGTATCGAGCGCTGGCTGGAAAAAGAAAAGGCGGGCACCGCCTAA
- a CDS encoding GNAT family N-acetyltransferase translates to MTSPRIRRATLTDLPALLELECSCFPPARQSTEASLKNSIRSDSQFVLVLEDDESSEGALLGSAILIGYKQSLRIYSIAVQASARGRGHGERLMQQCFETARNSGFEKLTLEADKQNAVLIAWYGRFGFSVREELPDYYGPGESAVRMTCPLKDKHAHSAGNIVVVDSAKKWNFQSNDDIEIVSARRYLSEERFRNSDRFNVLNLCSAYKTLTLGYYVSLLAAARNHRVVPTVMTIKDMGNIPIAQSVVDECREFIERKLKGIEAASFEITVILGRAADPEQAELAKRLYALFEIPCFTIGFTRKEHQWKVRKLVQINPLSIAQSHPELLEEAIHGYFSKKRYRRTRLKHYKYDLAILVNPDEKTPPSCPEALEKFRHAAETTGFFVEFITKLDYRRLCEFDALFIRETTGIENHTYKFARHAHTEGLVVIDDPWSILRCSNKIYLHERLARARIKQPRSWLLTKHAVTPELLSSLAYPLVLKLPESSFSLGVYRVANRDELEAKLKLMFEEGDLVIAQEFLQSSFDWRIGVMDRTPLYACKYYMANDHWQIYNWSQDAEQDEDFSGASESIPINQVPKNILNAAVKASSLIGDSLYGVDLKEIDGQPRIIEINDNPNIDAGVEDELLGDELYLRIMRSFYNRIERERFQPRYLQ, encoded by the coding sequence ATGACCTCCCCTCGCATTCGCCGCGCCACACTCACCGATTTGCCCGCGCTCCTTGAACTGGAGTGCAGCTGTTTTCCGCCCGCCCGCCAGAGCACCGAAGCCTCGCTCAAGAACAGCATCCGCAGTGACAGCCAGTTCGTACTTGTGCTGGAAGACGACGAGTCGTCGGAGGGGGCGCTCCTCGGCTCCGCCATCCTGATCGGCTACAAGCAATCACTCCGGATCTACTCGATCGCGGTGCAGGCTTCCGCACGCGGCCGGGGACACGGCGAACGGCTCATGCAGCAATGCTTTGAGACCGCACGTAACTCCGGCTTTGAGAAGCTCACCCTCGAGGCCGACAAACAGAATGCCGTGTTGATCGCCTGGTATGGCCGCTTCGGATTCAGCGTGCGCGAGGAACTGCCGGACTACTACGGGCCGGGGGAATCCGCGGTCCGTATGACCTGCCCACTGAAGGACAAGCATGCTCATTCCGCGGGCAATATCGTGGTGGTCGATTCGGCCAAGAAGTGGAACTTCCAGTCCAACGATGACATCGAGATCGTCTCGGCACGGCGCTACCTGTCGGAGGAGCGCTTCCGCAACTCGGACCGATTCAACGTGCTCAACCTCTGCAGCGCCTATAAGACCCTCACCCTGGGCTATTACGTCTCCCTGCTGGCCGCCGCCCGGAACCACCGGGTCGTGCCCACCGTAATGACGATCAAGGACATGGGCAATATCCCGATCGCCCAGAGCGTGGTCGACGAATGCCGCGAGTTCATCGAGCGCAAGCTCAAGGGGATCGAAGCCGCCTCCTTTGAGATCACCGTGATCCTCGGGAGGGCGGCCGATCCGGAACAGGCCGAACTGGCCAAGCGCCTCTACGCCCTCTTTGAAATCCCCTGCTTCACCATTGGTTTCACCCGGAAAGAGCACCAATGGAAAGTACGCAAGCTGGTCCAGATCAACCCGCTCAGTATCGCCCAATCCCACCCGGAACTGCTGGAGGAAGCGATCCATGGCTATTTCAGCAAGAAGCGCTACCGTCGCACACGGCTCAAGCACTACAAGTACGACCTGGCCATCCTCGTGAATCCGGACGAGAAGACGCCCCCCTCCTGCCCTGAGGCCCTGGAGAAATTCCGTCATGCGGCCGAGACCACCGGCTTCTTTGTCGAATTCATTACCAAGCTGGACTACCGGCGCCTGTGCGAGTTCGACGCCCTCTTCATCCGCGAAACAACCGGAATCGAGAACCACACCTACAAGTTCGCCCGTCATGCCCACACCGAAGGCCTCGTGGTGATCGACGATCCCTGGTCCATCCTGCGTTGTTCCAACAAGATCTACCTGCATGAGCGCTTGGCACGGGCAAGAATCAAGCAGCCGCGCTCCTGGCTGCTGACCAAGCATGCGGTCACCCCGGAGCTGCTCAGCAGCTTGGCCTACCCGCTCGTGCTAAAGCTCCCGGAAAGCTCATTTTCACTCGGAGTCTACCGGGTGGCCAACCGCGACGAGCTGGAAGCCAAGTTGAAGCTCATGTTCGAGGAGGGCGACCTTGTCATCGCCCAGGAATTCCTCCAGTCCAGTTTCGACTGGCGAATCGGGGTAATGGACCGCACCCCGCTCTATGCCTGCAAGTACTACATGGCGAACGACCACTGGCAGATTTACAACTGGTCGCAGGATGCGGAACAAGACGAGGATTTCTCCGGCGCGTCGGAGTCCATTCCCATCAACCAGGTGCCGAAAAACATCCTGAACGCGGCGGTCAAGGCCTCCTCCCTGATCGGTGACAGCCTCTACGGGGTGGACCTCAAGGAGATCGACGGGCAGCCGCGCATCATTGAGATCAACGACAACCCGAACATTGATGCCGGAGTCGAGGACGAACTGCTGGGCGACGAACTCTATTTGCGCATCATGCGCTCCTTCTACAACCGTATCGAGCGGGAACGCTTCCAGCCACGCTACCTGCAGTAA